AGGCGATAGCCCAGAAGTGCGGGAACTGCCAAAAGAACTGGATTGCAAAAAGCACCCATCCGCCTGCACTGAGTTTATCTTCACCGGCGGCCCAGCCGATCAGGCAGGGAAGCGCGCCAGGCACCGCTCCCAGCAGAACAGCAACAGAGCTGACCTTTTTGAGAGGAGTGTACATGAAGGCGTAGATAAACCAGCTTACCAGCGCCACTGCGGCCGACAAAATGTTAAAGAACCATCCCAGTATTCCCAGTCCGATCACCAGCGTTACGATGGCGAAAGCCCATCCTTCAGCAGGTGTCATACGTCCGGAAGCTACCGGTCTTTTTGCTGTACGCTTCATCATCGCGTCGGTATCCTTCTCCACCACCTGGTTCACTGCATTAGCGCTGCCAGTTACCAGCATACCAGCTACGAAGAGTAAGATAACCATGCTCCAGTTCAACTGTACAACAGTAGGAGCCAGCAAATAACTGATCACAGATGAAAACACTACCATGAAGCTCAGGCTGAACTTGATCAGCGCCATGTAGTCACGCACTTTGCCGGCGATTGAAAAAGAGCTGTGTTGCTTCACGGTTTCCTGCGTCGTCATCAGTTATGAATATTTTAAACCGGTTACCGGATGAGGATTGCTCATCCGGCAATCAGTTGTTGCTTAGTGATGCTTGCTCTCATCCGGGCTGATAGGCTCGGTCTGAGGAATGAAATCTCTTCCATCCTTGCTGTAATCATAAGCCCAGCGGTGAACTTCAGGGATCTCACCAGGCCAGTTTCCGTGACCAGGATGGATAGGAGCAGTCCACTCGAGGGTTGTAGCGCCCCATGGGTTCTGGGTGGTTACTTTTCTACCCTTGAAAATAGAGTAGAAGAAGTTGAAGATGAACATCAACTGAACCGCGAATACGATGATGGCTACAGTAGAGATGAATTTATTCAGTTCTCCGAATTGTTTGAATGATTCCCAGATACCGTACTCGAAATAACGGCGAGGCATACCCGCCAGACCTTCGTAGTGCATTGGCCAGAAGATCAGGTAAGCGCCGATCAGGGTGATCCAGAAGTGGATGTACGCCATGGTATTGTTCATGAAGCGTCCATACATTTTGGGGAACCAGTGGTATACACCTGCGAACATTCCGAAGAAGGCAGACACACCCATTACGATGTGGAAATGCGCAATTACGAAATAAGTATCGTGAAGGTGGATATCCAGTGTAGAGTTACCGAGGAAGATACCGGTAAGACCACCGGAGATGAACAGGCTCACGAAACCGATAGCGAAGAGCATACCAGGCGTGAAGCGGATATTCGCTTTCCAGAGTGTGGTCAGCCAGTTGAACACTTTGATGGCGGAGGGAACCGCAATCAGGAGCGTCAGCAATACGAACACTGAACCGAGGAACGGATTCAGACCTGTTACGAACATGTGGTGCGCCCATACGAGGAAGGCCAGGATCGTGATAGCGAACATGGAACCTACCATCGCCATGTAACCGAAGATCGGTTTGCGGGAATTCACAGAAAGTACTTCTGAAGAAATACCCATGGCTGGCAACAGGATGATATATACTTCGGGGTGACCCAGGAACCAGAACAAGTGCTGGTAAAGGATCGCGCTACCACCTTCATTGGGGAGGGCGCCTACACCCGTGATGTAAATGTCGGAGAGATAGAAGCTGGTGCCGCCGTGACGGTCGAACAACAGCAGGATGAAACCAGAGAGCAGTACAGGGAACGACAGGATACCGAGTACGGCAGTGAAGAACAGCGCCCACATGGTCAGCGGCATCTTGGTCATGCTCATACCCTTTGTACGCATGTTCAATACAGTGGATACATAGTTCAGTCCACCGAGCAGTGAAGAGATCACGAACATTGCCATGGCAACGATCCAGAGGTCCATACCCGTTTTGGAACCCGGCGAAGCATCACCAAGCGCACTCAATGGCGGATAGGCCGTCCAGCCACCGGAGAATGGTCCGGTTTGAACGAATAATGAAGACAGCATCACGATGCTACCGCCGAAGAAGAACCAGTAGCTCAGCATGTTCATCATGGGAGAAGCCATATCGCGTGCTCCGATTTGCAGAGGAATGAGGAAGTTGGCGAAGGTTCCGCTCAAACCACCGGTCAATACAAAGAACACGAGAACGGTTCCGTGCATGGTTACCAGTGCGTAATAATTTTCAGGAGTGATCTTTCCACCTTTCGCCCATCTGCCCAGGATATCCTCCAGCCAGGGGAATGACTGATCAGGATAACCCAAC
This portion of the Pseudobacter ginsenosidimutans genome encodes:
- the cyoE gene encoding heme o synthase, which codes for MTTQETVKQHSSFSIAGKVRDYMALIKFSLSFMVVFSSVISYLLAPTVVQLNWSMVILLFVAGMLVTGSANAVNQVVEKDTDAMMKRTAKRPVASGRMTPAEGWAFAIVTLVIGLGILGWFFNILSAAVALVSWFIYAFMYTPLKKVSSVAVLLGAVPGALPCLIGWAAGEDKLSAGGWVLFAIQFFWQFPHFWAIAWLAHKDYSHAGFKLLPSTEGPGKFSAIQSIVYSLVLIPIGVLPYLANISGIVSLWIIFAANLFMLWQSIRLYREMEAKAARRVMFSSYIYLPIVFLAMLADKL
- a CDS encoding cytochrome c oxidase subunit I, with the translated sequence MSNEAALHGHSEVAHSHEVHHGDDHGHHHKETFITKYVFSQDHKMIAKQFLITGMVWAILGGLMSVLFRLQLGYPDQSFPWLEDILGRWAKGGKITPENYYALVTMHGTVLVFFVLTGGLSGTFANFLIPLQIGARDMASPMMNMLSYWFFFGGSIVMLSSLFVQTGPFSGGWTAYPPLSALGDASPGSKTGMDLWIVAMAMFVISSLLGGLNYVSTVLNMRTKGMSMTKMPLTMWALFFTAVLGILSFPVLLSGFILLLFDRHGGTSFYLSDIYITGVGALPNEGGSAILYQHLFWFLGHPEVYIILLPAMGISSEVLSVNSRKPIFGYMAMVGSMFAITILAFLVWAHHMFVTGLNPFLGSVFVLLTLLIAVPSAIKVFNWLTTLWKANIRFTPGMLFAIGFVSLFISGGLTGIFLGNSTLDIHLHDTYFVIAHFHIVMGVSAFFGMFAGVYHWFPKMYGRFMNNTMAYIHFWITLIGAYLIFWPMHYEGLAGMPRRYFEYGIWESFKQFGELNKFISTVAIIVFAVQLMFIFNFFYSIFKGRKVTTQNPWGATTLEWTAPIHPGHGNWPGEIPEVHRWAYDYSKDGRDFIPQTEPISPDESKHH